One genomic window of Candidatus Omnitrophota bacterium includes the following:
- a CDS encoding phage terminase large subunit family protein: MAATFSGDGLKLLTVGDEDTRRSVAAEINPAVWTIRYRTLKGKPYTFYSSTVPQAHRPFLMQPMYDQHPHKVTEKGRQIGMSENSLTEALWFPDQHPFTKVVYVFPRDKQVRRFSSTRIDVAIEQSPYLKSRMKSANVYQKDIGDSFLILSSAWQADLGEGIDADVLFIDEKDRMKAKVEIAFEESLKSSPYGYLREFSTPSIPNMGVDENYQKSDQHEWMVRCEACGMMQPITYPESFLKLKAKDGTVSYRFACTKKGCRGKLNRYWGEWVPKFAGRNIRGYHISQMLAPWISANKIMQNKEKYVFKQLFYNYVLGIPYMGDAMLVTEAMLDACVETNLVKLPAGEAVVAGVDWGDTSWMVIGKLWEGRPLIIDLIKIDSDDAEEHPKEVARMMQKYNVRLCVCDAGYGKDRNARLLKQFPGRIFSCYYPNIEGGSSKVFLASWQDSQAKVTVDRTVSLKLMLHAFSSGNLSVFRKLYGTPHFDEFKKHICNLVSVKELGDDGTSMHERIGALGPDHYGHATNYLTIAFEKVTNLPRSSAGFVGDDEEE, translated from the coding sequence ATGGCAGCGACGTTTAGTGGAGATGGCCTCAAGCTGCTAACCGTTGGTGATGAAGATACCAGAAGATCGGTAGCGGCAGAGATAAACCCGGCAGTATGGACCATAAGGTATAGGACACTTAAAGGAAAGCCCTATACCTTCTATTCATCTACCGTGCCGCAGGCACACAGACCGTTCCTTATGCAGCCCATGTATGACCAGCACCCGCATAAAGTGACGGAGAAGGGCAGACAGATCGGCATGAGTGAAAACTCGCTGACAGAAGCCCTGTGGTTCCCGGACCAGCACCCGTTTACTAAAGTTGTCTACGTCTTCCCACGTGATAAGCAGGTAAGGCGCTTTTCGTCTACCCGTATCGATGTTGCCATTGAGCAATCCCCTTATCTTAAAAGTCGGATGAAGTCTGCCAACGTTTACCAGAAGGATATAGGCGATAGCTTTCTCATTCTCTCTTCGGCTTGGCAGGCCGACTTGGGCGAAGGTATTGATGCCGACGTTCTGTTCATCGATGAAAAAGACAGGATGAAAGCAAAAGTAGAGATAGCATTTGAAGAGTCTTTGAAGTCTTCCCCTTACGGGTATCTACGGGAGTTTTCAACACCGTCTATACCGAATATGGGCGTAGACGAGAACTATCAGAAAAGCGATCAACACGAGTGGATGGTCCGCTGTGAGGCTTGCGGTATGATGCAGCCCATAACCTATCCTGAAAGCTTCCTGAAGCTCAAGGCAAAGGATGGAACGGTATCATATCGGTTTGCCTGCACGAAGAAGGGATGCAGGGGCAAGCTTAACAGGTATTGGGGCGAGTGGGTGCCGAAGTTTGCCGGGCGTAATATCCGGGGTTATCATATATCACAGATGCTGGCTCCGTGGATATCGGCTAACAAGATCATGCAGAACAAAGAGAAGTATGTATTCAAACAGCTTTTTTACAATTACGTGCTGGGAATACCTTACATGGGCGATGCCATGCTGGTAACGGAAGCCATGCTGGACGCCTGCGTTGAAACGAACCTCGTCAAACTGCCTGCGGGTGAGGCTGTGGTGGCCGGGGTTGATTGGGGAGATACTAGTTGGATGGTAATAGGTAAGCTATGGGAAGGTAGACCTCTAATAATCGATTTAATCAAGATCGATTCTGACGATGCGGAGGAACACCCAAAAGAGGTTGCCCGCATGATGCAGAAGTATAACGTCCGCCTGTGTGTATGCGATGCCGGGTATGGCAAGGATAGAAACGCCCGTTTGCTCAAGCAGTTTCCGGGGCGTATCTTCTCCTGCTATTATCCGAACATCGAGGGCGGCAGCAGCAAGGTCTTCCTGGCCTCTTGGCAGGATTCACAGGCGAAGGTGACTGTTGATAGAACGGTATCGCTAAAGTTGATGCTTCATGCCTTTTCTTCCGGGAACCTGTCTGTATTCCGGAAACTCTACGGCACGCCTCATTTTGACGAATTCAAGAAGCATATCTGCAACCTGGTATCCGTCAAAGAGCTTGGGGACGATGGAACCTCGATGCACGAGCGCATTGGGGCTCTTGGTCCCGATCACTATGGACACGCTACAAACTACCTCACAATAGCATTTGAGAAGGTTACGAACCTTCCACGGAGCAGCGCAGGCTTCGTGGGCGACGATGAAGAGGAATAA
- a CDS encoding phosphoesterase: MRDTYILHDNDLDGFGAAYSAWKLYKDQAKYIPLTHGKPLPDMPNDANVFILDFSYPRDVLEELNGRMNQLRVIDHHVTAQKELEGLDYCDFDMKHSGAYLAWEFFQGLSSHVPWLIRYVEDFDLFRFELPQSKEVVAALESEPMDFGIWDNLARGEKSGIARLAQDGVPIVRYRNQMVEKICSEAGVGNVCGYQVPICNANLFSSYVGNKLVEDNPWAPFVALYRDKNDGTRSWSLYSIGEFDTSEVSRSMGGGGHKNASGFTESIPRQAPMKPDNVGDPVPAEVSILQRALELAVQDYTRSEDPKRNEGWINDYLNKAKKELEDGE; the protein is encoded by the coding sequence ATGCGAGATACCTATATTCTACACGACAACGATCTGGACGGCTTCGGAGCCGCCTATTCAGCATGGAAACTCTATAAAGACCAGGCAAAGTATATACCTTTAACGCATGGTAAGCCGTTGCCGGATATGCCGAACGATGCAAATGTATTCATCCTCGACTTTTCGTATCCACGTGATGTATTGGAAGAGCTTAATGGACGCATGAATCAGCTTCGGGTTATCGATCATCATGTAACGGCGCAGAAAGAGCTTGAGGGCTTGGATTACTGCGACTTTGACATGAAGCACTCCGGGGCTTATCTGGCGTGGGAATTCTTTCAGGGCTTATCATCTCATGTGCCGTGGCTTATACGCTATGTCGAGGACTTCGATCTGTTCCGGTTTGAACTTCCACAATCAAAAGAGGTCGTTGCGGCTCTTGAATCCGAGCCTATGGACTTCGGCATATGGGATAATCTGGCACGTGGGGAGAAGTCGGGCATAGCGCGTTTGGCACAGGACGGAGTGCCTATTGTTCGATACCGGAATCAAATGGTAGAGAAGATATGCAGCGAGGCTGGGGTGGGTAACGTATGCGGCTATCAGGTGCCGATATGTAATGCGAATCTGTTTAGCTCTTACGTGGGCAATAAGCTGGTTGAAGATAATCCCTGGGCTCCGTTTGTGGCTCTATACCGTGATAAGAACGACGGCACGCGAAGCTGGAGCCTCTATTCTATCGGTGAATTCGATACCAGCGAAGTGTCCCGGAGCATGGGCGGCGGCGGGCATAAAAACGCTTCCGGATTTACCGAAAGCATTCCAAGACAGGCACCGATGAAACCGGATAACGTAGGCGATCCGGTGCCAGCGGAGGTATCCATTCTTCAACGGGCTCTTGAGCTTGCGGTGCAGGATTATACCCGGAGCGAAGACCCGAAACGGAATGAAGGGTGGATAAACGATTATTTAAACAAGGCAAAGAAAGAATTGGAGGATGGGGAATGA
- a CDS encoding DNA methyltransferase, which yields MEPYYQDDYVTIYHGDCREIIPQLGTFDLLMMDPPYGIGEDHKKQATRGGFTKFKDGKPLYVPAKDYGTSEWDYITIEQELINTLIGMAKYSCMWGGNYYRVEPAKCWLVWDKENTGDFADGELAWTNYPRAVRIKRHLWNGMLRKNNEPRVHPTQKPLEVITWAISLSPVCETILDPFAGSGTTGRAAKDLCKKCVLIEQEERWCEKAALRMAQEVLPLGDCQ from the coding sequence ATGGAACCGTATTACCAAGATGATTACGTAACTATATATCACGGTGATTGCCGAGAAATAATACCGCAACTCGGCACCTTTGATTTGTTAATGATGGACCCGCCGTATGGCATAGGAGAAGACCATAAAAAACAAGCTACAAGAGGAGGATTCACAAAGTTTAAGGATGGTAAGCCTTTATATGTTCCGGCCAAAGATTACGGCACGTCAGAATGGGATTATATTACCATCGAGCAGGAGCTTATAAATACTCTTATAGGAATGGCTAAATATTCCTGTATGTGGGGCGGCAACTATTATCGTGTAGAGCCTGCCAAGTGCTGGCTGGTGTGGGACAAAGAGAATACCGGTGACTTTGCTGATGGCGAGCTTGCTTGGACTAATTACCCGCGTGCCGTAAGGATAAAGCGTCATCTATGGAATGGGATGCTTCGCAAGAACAACGAGCCTCGTGTTCACCCTACGCAGAAGCCGCTTGAGGTTATTACATGGGCAATAAGCTTATCTCCGGTCTGCGAGACAATCCTTGACCCGTTTGCGGGCTCCGGTACTACAGGAAGAGCCGCAAAAGACCTATGCAAAAAGTGTGTTCTGATAGAGCAGGAAGAAAGATGGTGTGAGAAGGCCGCTCTGCGTATGGCTCAAGAAGTACTTCCGCTGGGTGATTGCCAATGA
- a CDS encoding N-6 DNA methylase: MAKIISGHINSQRLHCYDKWDVFRDFCALSALSISNAVDKAQYDVREARYMEIVKRYDKEAVDMFSKLLGMLAGALEEDTTDVLGQLFHDLELHNKWVGQFFTPIHVADMMGRISIVGMEEKIKEQGFVTVSEPAAGAGAMVLGLAKAMKEAGYNYQEQMHVTAVDIDERCAHMCYLQLSLLGIPAVVVHGNTLSLEEFGRWYTPAHVWGGWGWKLQNDESKDDQVVVSMEEKGQLAFAL; the protein is encoded by the coding sequence ATGGCAAAGATAATCAGCGGGCATATCAACAGCCAGCGTCTTCACTGTTATGATAAATGGGACGTGTTCAGAGACTTCTGCGCTTTGTCAGCGTTATCGATAAGCAATGCGGTAGATAAGGCTCAATACGATGTCCGTGAAGCCCGCTACATGGAGATAGTTAAGCGATACGATAAAGAAGCCGTTGATATGTTCTCGAAGCTGCTGGGGATGCTTGCTGGAGCCCTGGAGGAAGATACAACGGACGTTCTCGGCCAGTTGTTCCATGACCTTGAGCTTCACAACAAATGGGTAGGTCAATTCTTCACACCTATCCACGTTGCCGATATGATGGGCCGGATATCGATAGTCGGCATGGAAGAGAAGATAAAAGAGCAAGGCTTTGTAACGGTATCGGAGCCAGCAGCCGGAGCCGGGGCGATGGTCTTAGGGCTTGCCAAGGCAATGAAAGAGGCCGGATACAACTATCAAGAGCAGATGCACGTAACGGCAGTTGACATAGACGAGCGATGCGCTCACATGTGCTATTTGCAGTTAAGCCTTTTGGGAATCCCGGCTGTTGTGGTCCACGGCAATACTTTGTCGCTAGAGGAATTCGGAAGATGGTATACCCCGGCGCATGTGTGGGGTGGTTGGGGCTGGAAGCTGCAAAATGATGAATCCAAAGATGATCAGGTTGTTGTAAGCATGGAAGAGAAAGGGCAGCTTGCGTTTGCGCTGTGA